In Bryobacteraceae bacterium, the following proteins share a genomic window:
- a CDS encoding tetratricopeptide repeat protein — protein sequence MTFHFTEPAQRVHLTKPILVGAGNLAPDGIQCGRYAKKSVRERSMSVFSMARLVFAASLSLGVALAQGQGGGAQGGGGGAAGNAGGNAGGNTGGTPGGVPGANTPGNVPGRGQQPGQQDDPFGRNQQQRFPDMQRPIFLSGKVVTEDGSPPPDSVTIERICNGQIRPEGYTDSKGRFSFELGRNQNVMQDASVSNTGDGFGGFGNQRNNSPFGNSANSGITERDLMGCEIRASLPGYRSDVVNLSGRRFMDNPDVGTIVIRRLAGVEGSTISMTTMLAPKDAKKAYEKAINNLKKKKYDDAQKELEKAVGAYPKYAVAWNLLGQVHQQAKRDDEARAAYQKSIEADDKFVSPYLQLALLAAGDQKWDDVAGLTAKVTKLNPMDFPQAFFYNAVANYNLQKFEDAEASAREAVKLDTQHRMPKAQHILGVLLAMRNDLNGAAEHMRGYLQFAPQAQDADLVKKQLTDIEGKLGQTEVVQKQEP from the coding sequence ATGACCTTTCATTTTACAGAACCCGCGCAGCGTGTCCATTTAACAAAACCCATACTGGTTGGTGCTGGCAACCTCGCGCCCGATGGCATACAATGTGGGCGGTACGCCAAAAAATCGGTTAGGGAGCGCAGTATGTCCGTATTTTCGATGGCTCGGTTGGTTTTTGCAGCATCGCTCAGCTTGGGCGTTGCGCTGGCGCAAGGGCAGGGTGGCGGAGCCCAGGGCGGTGGCGGCGGAGCAGCCGGCAACGCTGGCGGAAATGCAGGGGGCAACACCGGCGGCACGCCCGGTGGAGTGCCGGGCGCGAACACCCCGGGCAACGTCCCTGGACGCGGCCAGCAGCCGGGCCAGCAGGATGACCCGTTTGGCCGCAACCAGCAGCAGCGTTTTCCCGACATGCAGCGCCCGATTTTCCTCTCCGGCAAGGTCGTCACCGAAGACGGCTCCCCGCCGCCGGATTCGGTCACCATCGAGCGCATCTGCAACGGACAGATCCGTCCGGAAGGATATACGGATTCCAAGGGCCGTTTCAGTTTCGAACTGGGCCGGAACCAGAACGTCATGCAGGACGCCAGCGTTTCCAATACCGGCGATGGCTTCGGGGGCTTCGGCAACCAGCGCAACAACAGCCCTTTTGGCAACTCCGCCAACTCCGGCATCACCGAGCGCGACTTGATGGGTTGCGAGATCCGCGCCTCCCTCCCCGGTTACCGCTCCGACGTCGTCAATCTCTCCGGACGCAGGTTCATGGATAACCCGGACGTCGGCACGATCGTCATTCGCCGCCTCGCCGGCGTCGAGGGGTCCACCATCAGCATGACCACCATGCTCGCGCCCAAGGATGCCAAGAAGGCTTACGAAAAGGCCATCAACAATCTGAAAAAGAAGAAATACGACGACGCGCAAAAGGAATTGGAAAAGGCCGTCGGCGCCTATCCCAAGTACGCCGTAGCCTGGAATCTCCTCGGGCAGGTCCACCAGCAGGCGAAACGCGACGATGAGGCGAGGGCCGCCTATCAGAAATCGATTGAGGCCGACGACAAGTTCGTCAGCCCCTACTTACAACTCGCGCTGCTCGCCGCCGGCGACCAGAAATGGGATGATGTGGCCGGCCTCACCGCCAAGGTCACCAAGCTGAACCCCATGGACTTCCCCCAGGCCTTCTTCTACAACGCCGTCGCTAACTACAACCTGCAGAAGTTCGAGGATGCCGAGGCCAGCGCGCGCGAGGCCGTGAAGCTCGACACCCAACACCGGATGCCCAAGGCGCAGCACATCCTTGGCGTGCTGCTCGCTATGCGAAACGATCTCAACGGCGCCGCCGAACATATGCGGGGCTATCTGCAGTTCGCTCCGCAAGCCCAGGACGCGGACTTGGTCAAGAAGCAGCTCACCGACATCGAAGGAAAACTCGGCCAGACCGAGGTCGTGCAGAAGCAGGAACCCTAG
- a CDS encoding histidine phosphatase family protein, with protein sequence MSLLTVIRHGQASFLAENYDRLSATGEEQARLLGHYWAATSQGFDRVYTGPAERQIRTAAIAGDQLRAAGAAWPEPEVVPGLDEFPAEPVVRAFLPGLMERHEHLRTWVDQFQNGGDRASKQRAFDAVLRDVSQRWLRGEVSSPDLGTWEDFCDRVERAVGGIRAASSKSSRVAVFTSAGPMAATARVALGLSHEATLELTWSPRNASFSEFLFTSGRFSMSSFNTTPHLNEARLITYR encoded by the coding sequence GTGAGCCTGCTGACCGTCATCCGGCACGGCCAGGCGTCATTCCTGGCGGAAAACTACGACCGGCTTTCGGCCACCGGCGAGGAACAGGCGCGGCTGCTGGGGCACTACTGGGCTGCGACGAGCCAGGGGTTTGACCGTGTGTATACGGGTCCGGCCGAGCGGCAGATCCGAACGGCGGCGATCGCCGGGGACCAGTTGCGTGCGGCGGGCGCGGCGTGGCCGGAGCCGGAGGTGGTTCCCGGTCTCGACGAGTTCCCGGCGGAGCCAGTGGTCCGGGCGTTTCTTCCAGGACTGATGGAGCGGCACGAACACCTGCGGACCTGGGTGGATCAGTTTCAGAACGGCGGTGACCGCGCGTCCAAACAGCGCGCCTTCGACGCCGTGCTGCGGGACGTTTCGCAGCGGTGGCTGCGGGGCGAGGTTTCGTCGCCGGACCTGGGGACGTGGGAGGATTTCTGCGACCGGGTGGAGCGCGCGGTGGGCGGCATCCGCGCCGCGTCTTCGAAGTCGTCGCGAGTGGCGGTGTTCACCTCGGCGGGTCCGATGGCGGCCACGGCGCGAGTGGCGCTGGGGCTGTCTCACGAGGCTACGCTCGAATTGACGTGGAGTCCGCGCAACGCGTCCTTCAGCGAGTTCCTGTTCACCAGCGGGCGATTTTCGATGAGTTCGTTCAACACCACGCCGCATCTCAACGAAGCGCGCCTCATCACGTATCGTTAG
- a CDS encoding phosphotransferase family protein → MPQALDPTAQPRPGEEIDCARLAAWLRERMPDAGGEIAIEQFPAGHSNLTYLVRAGEAEWVLRRPPFGSPVKSAHDMGREFQILSRLWRVYPPAPRPAVYCEDAGVIGAPFYLMERRYGVVIRKTLPEAIAPEPALLSRIGAGFVDNLAALHAVDLAEAELDTFGKPEGYAARQIEGWTRRWRGAATEPVADMEWLAAGLAVRLLEQPTPPPSAIHNDYKFDNVMLDAEDPSRVAAVFDWEMATVGDAWMDLGTALSYWIDPGDAPEFRALAFSPTYLPGMPSRAGFLARYEQASGRAAPRPYFYYAYGLFKLAAILQQIYYRYAQGLTSDARFAEFPPVVRGLARQGRAALEAESLTP, encoded by the coding sequence ATGCCACAAGCGCTCGACCCCACGGCGCAGCCGCGCCCCGGCGAGGAGATCGACTGCGCACGGCTGGCCGCGTGGCTGCGGGAACGGATGCCGGATGCGGGCGGCGAAATCGCGATCGAACAGTTTCCGGCCGGGCACTCGAATCTCACCTACCTGGTTCGGGCGGGCGAGGCGGAGTGGGTGCTGCGGCGGCCGCCGTTCGGTTCTCCGGTGAAGTCGGCTCACGACATGGGCCGCGAGTTTCAGATCCTTTCGCGGCTGTGGCGGGTGTATCCACCGGCGCCGCGGCCAGCGGTGTACTGCGAAGACGCGGGAGTGATCGGCGCGCCGTTCTACCTGATGGAGCGGCGCTACGGCGTGGTCATCCGCAAGACGCTTCCGGAAGCGATCGCTCCAGAACCGGCGTTGCTGAGCCGGATCGGGGCGGGCTTTGTCGACAACCTCGCCGCGCTGCACGCGGTGGATCTGGCCGAAGCGGAGCTCGACACGTTCGGCAAGCCGGAGGGGTACGCCGCACGGCAGATCGAGGGCTGGACGCGCCGGTGGCGCGGCGCGGCCACGGAACCGGTGGCCGACATGGAATGGCTCGCCGCGGGGCTTGCGGTGCGGCTCTTGGAGCAACCCACGCCGCCGCCGTCAGCCATCCATAACGACTATAAGTTCGACAACGTGATGCTCGATGCGGAGGACCCGTCGCGCGTGGCGGCGGTGTTCGATTGGGAGATGGCGACGGTGGGCGACGCCTGGATGGACCTGGGCACGGCGTTGAGCTATTGGATCGACCCGGGCGACGCGCCCGAGTTCCGGGCGCTGGCGTTTTCGCCAACGTATCTACCGGGGATGCCGAGCCGGGCGGGGTTCCTGGCGCGCTATGAGCAGGCGTCCGGGCGGGCGGCGCCGCGGCCGTATTTCTACTACGCCTACGGGCTCTTCAAACTCGCGGCGATCCTACAGCAGATCTACTATCGTTACGCGCAAGGGCTGACCTCGGATGCGCGGTTCGCGGAGTTCCCGCCGGTGGTGCGGGGATTAGCGCGGCAGGGGCGGGCGGCGCTGGAGGCGGAGTCGCTCACGCCGTAG
- a CDS encoding efflux RND transporter permease subunit — protein sequence MRLSEICVNRPVFAFMLIMFLVVMGVFSFLDLGVDLFPQSDPATVYVRLRLPGASPEEMVSQVVLPVEEAVSSVSGIEELRAYVLEGSAAVMITFVLERDIGEAVEDIREKVSGAMRRLPPNLLPPVVQKAEIDREPVVTLSLSGNRPIRELTEIADKQLRRALETVDGVAMIDLSGTRARQINIFLDMNKLNAYRLTAQDVEQSVRTENVEMPGGRIVRGPTEVGVRTRGRVETVSDFNNIIIRNVGDSPIRIRDVGYAEDSMAEKRNFAYVGGEPAVVLEIQRQTGMNTVKVVDGILERLEQVKSQMPHGVKVELIKEQATYIRNSVKALEEHLLLGSLLASVIVWFFIRDWRTVLISSLAIPTSIVTTFSLLRVMNFTLNSMTLLALTLAVGIVIDDAIIVLENIYRYMEEKDMPPKQAAVQATSEIALAVMATTLSLVIIFVPIAFMTGYARKFLNEFGWTMSVSILVSMLVAFTLTPSLSARLLKRKAAHSGGGHGEPGRVERGYVSLLGWSLRHRWAIVLICALTFASTFWINKRIKRDWMPQEDQGELGLFIELPEGSSLAATEGVALEMARRIDKVEGVEMMVPRSSAFMDRVTMAYSTILLRPREDRPGIEEMAQRVRTQLGDFAYTRPRINFPNMLGGRDSFSPIRAMLLGPDIMTLVQYAKAAQLELNKEPSLADIKVNLNLNNPELQVHVDRALASDLGVRVSDIAGAVRLLMSGEDEISTYKEGSEQYPVMMRLTRDQRDNPEVLSRLLVPSAKLGLIRLDSIAKLERGLGPSRIDRYARQFSVGIYGNVAPGYGLQDAAAAAQGAFDRIGLPTGYRVVFSGQVRVLEETTANMMMAIGLASIFMYMVLAAQFESLIHPFVILLTLPLSIPFALISLDLTGRSLNLFSALGVLLLLGIVKKNGILQIDYMNQLRESGMELRPAILEANRVRLRPILMTTLSIIAGLVPTAVGTGVGASQRSAIAITIIGGQALCLLLTLLVVPVAYSMIEDMKSWVWRRRGTGDSAVHAAGD from the coding sequence GTGCGACTATCGGAAATCTGCGTCAATAGACCCGTCTTCGCCTTCATGCTCATCATGTTCCTGGTGGTGATGGGCGTCTTCAGTTTCCTCGATCTCGGCGTCGACCTGTTCCCGCAAAGCGATCCGGCCACCGTCTATGTTCGCCTGCGTCTGCCCGGCGCCAGTCCCGAAGAGATGGTTTCGCAAGTCGTTCTTCCCGTCGAAGAGGCCGTCTCCTCGGTGAGCGGCATCGAAGAACTTCGGGCCTATGTGCTCGAGGGTTCGGCCGCCGTCATGATCACCTTCGTCCTCGAGCGCGACATCGGCGAGGCCGTGGAGGACATCCGCGAAAAGGTCAGCGGCGCGATGCGCCGACTGCCGCCCAACCTCCTCCCGCCCGTCGTCCAAAAGGCGGAGATTGACCGCGAACCCGTCGTCACGCTTTCCCTCAGCGGCAATCGCCCCATTCGCGAACTCACCGAGATCGCCGACAAGCAGCTTCGGCGCGCGCTCGAAACCGTCGACGGCGTGGCGATGATCGACCTCAGCGGCACCCGCGCCCGCCAGATCAATATCTTCCTCGACATGAACAAGCTCAACGCCTACCGCCTCACCGCGCAGGACGTCGAGCAGTCGGTCCGCACCGAGAACGTCGAGATGCCCGGTGGCCGCATCGTGCGTGGACCCACTGAGGTCGGCGTCCGCACCCGCGGCCGCGTCGAAACCGTCAGCGACTTCAACAACATCATCATCCGCAATGTCGGCGATTCGCCCATCCGCATTCGCGATGTCGGCTACGCCGAAGACAGCATGGCCGAAAAGCGCAATTTCGCCTATGTCGGCGGCGAGCCGGCGGTGGTCCTCGAAATCCAGCGCCAAACCGGGATGAACACGGTAAAGGTGGTCGACGGCATCCTCGAACGTCTCGAGCAGGTGAAGTCTCAGATGCCGCACGGCGTGAAGGTCGAGCTCATCAAGGAACAGGCCACCTACATCCGCAACTCGGTGAAGGCGCTCGAGGAACATCTGCTGCTCGGCAGCCTCCTCGCTTCGGTGATCGTCTGGTTCTTCATCCGAGACTGGCGAACGGTGCTCATAAGCTCGCTCGCCATCCCCACCTCCATCGTCACTACCTTTTCTCTCCTGCGCGTGATGAACTTTACGCTCAACTCGATGACGCTGCTCGCTCTCACGCTCGCCGTCGGCATCGTGATCGACGACGCCATCATCGTGCTCGAAAACATCTACCGGTACATGGAAGAGAAGGACATGCCGCCCAAGCAGGCCGCGGTCCAGGCCACCAGCGAGATCGCGCTCGCAGTCATGGCCACCACGTTATCCCTGGTGATCATCTTCGTCCCCATCGCGTTCATGACCGGCTACGCCCGCAAGTTCCTCAACGAATTCGGCTGGACGATGTCGGTCTCGATTCTCGTCTCGATGCTCGTAGCTTTCACGCTCACCCCGTCGCTCAGCGCCCGCCTGCTCAAGCGCAAAGCGGCCCATTCCGGCGGTGGCCATGGCGAACCCGGCCGCGTCGAACGCGGTTACGTCTCTCTGCTCGGCTGGTCCCTCCGCCACCGCTGGGCGATCGTGCTCATCTGCGCACTCACGTTCGCCTCCACCTTCTGGATCAACAAACGCATCAAGCGCGATTGGATGCCCCAGGAAGATCAGGGCGAACTCGGCCTCTTCATCGAACTCCCCGAAGGCTCCTCCCTCGCCGCCACCGAAGGCGTCGCGCTCGAAATGGCCCGCCGCATCGACAAGGTGGAAGGCGTCGAAATGATGGTGCCGCGCAGCTCCGCCTTCATGGATCGCGTCACAATGGCATACTCGACAATCCTTCTTCGCCCGCGGGAGGACCGTCCGGGCATCGAGGAAATGGCCCAGCGCGTGCGCACCCAGCTCGGCGACTTTGCCTATACCCGCCCCCGCATCAACTTTCCCAACATGCTCGGCGGGCGCGACTCCTTCTCGCCCATCCGCGCCATGCTGCTCGGCCCCGACATAATGACGCTCGTCCAGTACGCCAAAGCGGCTCAGCTCGAGCTGAACAAGGAACCCTCGCTCGCCGACATCAAAGTAAACCTCAACCTGAACAATCCCGAATTGCAGGTTCACGTCGACCGCGCGCTCGCTTCCGACCTCGGCGTCCGCGTCTCCGACATCGCCGGCGCCGTCCGCCTGCTCATGTCCGGCGAGGATGAGATCTCCACTTACAAGGAAGGCTCCGAGCAGTATCCGGTGATGATGCGCCTCACCCGCGACCAGCGCGACAATCCTGAAGTTCTCAGCCGCCTGCTGGTGCCTTCCGCCAAGCTCGGCCTCATCCGTCTGGATTCCATCGCCAAGCTCGAACGCGGCCTCGGCCCCAGCCGCATCGACCGCTACGCCCGCCAGTTCTCCGTCGGCATCTACGGCAACGTCGCGCCCGGATACGGTCTTCAGGACGCCGCCGCGGCCGCCCAGGGCGCTTTTGACCGCATCGGCCTTCCCACCGGCTACCGCGTCGTCTTCTCCGGCCAGGTGCGCGTGCTCGAAGAGACCACCGCCAACATGATGATGGCCATCGGCCTCGCGTCCATCTTTATGTACATGGTTCTCGCGGCGCAGTTCGAGAGCCTGATTCACCCCTTCGTGATCTTGCTGACCCTGCCGCTCTCCATTCCCTTCGCGCTGATCTCGCTCGATCTCACCGGGCGTTCCCTGAACCTGTTCAGCGCGCTCGGCGTTCTGCTGCTGCTCGGCATCGTGAAGAAGAACGGCATTCTGCAAATCGACTACATGAACCAGTTGCGCGAATCGGGCATGGAACTCCGCCCGGCGATCCTCGAAGCTAACCGCGTCCGCCTCCGACCGATTCTGATGACCACGCTCTCGATCATCGCCGGCCTCGTGCCAACCGCCGTCGGCACCGGCGTCGGCGCTTCGCAGCGCTCGGCCATCGCCATCACCATCATCGGCGGCCAGGCCCTCTGCCTCCTGCTCACGCTGCTCGTGGTGCCCGTCGCTTACTCGATGATCGAGGACATGAAATCCTGGGTCTGGCGCCGCCGCGGAACCGGCGACAGCGCCGTACACGCCGCCGGCGATTGA
- a CDS encoding RidA family protein — translation MTPQQKAESLGIAFEKRPPAYLNLCVRSGQQLITSGHVSTLKGKLGAGVSTEEGYKAARECAALILRSVWDMHGTLDGLRVLKVLGCVNSAPDFIEQHLVINGASDLLHEVFGKEGDGYHARSALGFASLPTGSAVEVEAIFEIR, via the coding sequence ATGACACCGCAACAGAAAGCCGAAAGCCTGGGTATCGCGTTTGAGAAGCGTCCGCCCGCCTATTTGAATCTTTGCGTGCGTTCGGGGCAGCAGTTAATCACGTCGGGTCACGTGAGCACGCTCAAGGGGAAGCTGGGCGCCGGGGTTTCCACGGAGGAAGGCTACAAGGCGGCGCGGGAGTGCGCGGCGTTGATCCTGCGGTCCGTTTGGGACATGCATGGAACGCTCGACGGGCTGCGGGTTCTGAAGGTGCTGGGGTGCGTGAATTCGGCGCCGGATTTCATCGAGCAGCACCTGGTGATCAACGGCGCGAGCGACCTGCTGCACGAAGTGTTCGGCAAGGAGGGCGACGGCTACCACGCGCGCTCCGCGCTGGGCTTTGCGTCGTTGCCGACGGGATCGGCGGTTGAGGTAGAAGCGATCTTCGAGATCCGGTAG